From a single Candidatus Krumholzibacteriia bacterium genomic region:
- a CDS encoding glycosyltransferase family 1 protein: PCIVSDIPEIVETVGEAAVRVLPRDEGALAVALQELRKDPARRARLGTAAQQAVQRFSITAAAQSYSSVYQEILGTRHTPAARERGEAK; the protein is encoded by the coding sequence CCCCTGCATCGTGAGCGACATCCCGGAGATCGTGGAGACGGTGGGGGAGGCGGCGGTGCGTGTGCTGCCGCGGGACGAGGGAGCCCTCGCGGTGGCGTTGCAGGAGCTGCGGAAGGATCCCGCTCGCCGCGCTCGGCTCGGTACTGCGGCGCAGCAAGCGGTGCAACGGTTCTCGATCACGGCGGCGGCGCAGAGTTATTCTTCGGTGTACCAGGAGATCCTCGGTACGAGGCACACACCGGCGGCGCGGGAGCGAGGCGAAGCGAAGTAA